The proteins below are encoded in one region of Halalkalicoccus jeotgali B3:
- a CDS encoding ABC transporter ATP-binding protein has protein sequence MNQALLQADGLLIQRGGDEILDGVSIQINRDSSTLIQGPSGSGKTTLFNVLGLLDSPTAGTLVVDGHDVSESSERTRARIRRETVGFVFQDFRLIDDLTARENAAVPQDHRGKRDEDWLDTLFDALDITDLADQYPATLSGGEKQRVAIARALANQPDVILADEPTGQLDPETAAQVLDLLFDLRDRTEMALVVISHDRRLADRFDRVLILDDGALTEQSSAQLSTPPSLH, from the coding sequence ATGAACCAGGCACTACTCCAAGCGGATGGACTACTTATCCAGCGAGGAGGGGACGAAATTCTGGATGGAGTTTCTATTCAGATCAACCGCGACAGTAGTACTCTAATCCAAGGGCCGAGCGGATCTGGAAAGACAACTCTGTTCAACGTACTGGGGTTACTTGATTCGCCCACTGCAGGGACACTCGTCGTCGACGGACACGATGTTAGCGAGAGTTCGGAGCGCACACGAGCCCGGATTCGACGCGAAACGGTCGGATTCGTCTTTCAGGACTTTCGACTCATTGATGATCTAACCGCACGTGAGAATGCTGCCGTCCCTCAAGATCATCGAGGTAAACGTGACGAAGACTGGCTGGATACTCTCTTTGACGCCTTAGACATCACCGATCTGGCCGACCAATATCCAGCTACACTTAGTGGCGGTGAAAAACAGCGCGTCGCCATTGCACGGGCATTGGCGAACCAACCTGACGTTATTCTTGCTGACGAGCCGACTGGCCAGCTCGATCCTGAGACAGCAGCTCAGGTTCTTGATCTCCTATTTGACCTCCGGGACCGCACAGAAATGGCACTTGTCGTCATAAGCCACGATCGCCGTCTTGCAGATCGGTTCGATCGAGTTCTCATTCTTGACGACGGCGCGCTCACCGAGCAGTCATCGGCTCAACTTTCAACACCACCCAGTCTTCACTAA
- a CDS encoding NAD-dependent epimerase/dehydratase family protein → MELEDSRLLITGGAGFIGSHLSEQLLAAGNEVVILDNFANSEPGDVPNEAELVEGDVTDLAVVNEAIDSDIDGVFHLAARKSVNDEWPRQQFEENTAMTYNILKAMDHSDVSEIAFTSSSTVYGEAPRPTPEDYAPAEPISVYATSKIADESLLSTHAHTHGMRVWTFRFANIVGPRLRGAVIPDFVEKLRANPETLTILGNGRQEKSYMYIEDCLDAMSHIIEHTDQPVNTFNLGTRTTTSVNQIADIISDELGVDPKYEYTGGERGWTGDIPKMCLSIEKLTGLGWDVELESDQAVRKTTCELINEMSN, encoded by the coding sequence ATGGAATTAGAAGATAGTCGACTCCTCATTACAGGAGGTGCTGGATTCATCGGTTCGCACCTCTCTGAGCAACTCCTTGCAGCCGGAAATGAAGTCGTTATTCTCGATAACTTTGCAAATAGCGAACCCGGAGATGTCCCCAACGAGGCAGAACTAGTTGAGGGCGATGTCACTGATCTCGCTGTTGTCAACGAAGCTATTGATAGCGACATCGACGGCGTGTTCCACCTCGCAGCACGCAAATCGGTCAATGACGAGTGGCCGCGCCAGCAGTTCGAGGAGAACACTGCGATGACCTATAATATTCTCAAGGCGATGGATCATTCTGATGTTTCTGAGATCGCTTTTACTTCCTCTTCGACAGTCTATGGGGAGGCCCCGCGTCCGACACCTGAGGACTACGCACCCGCAGAACCGATCAGTGTCTACGCGACGAGCAAGATCGCCGATGAAAGTCTGCTCTCGACGCACGCCCATACCCATGGAATGCGGGTGTGGACCTTTCGGTTCGCGAATATCGTCGGCCCGCGACTCCGTGGAGCGGTGATTCCCGACTTCGTCGAGAAGCTCCGGGCGAACCCCGAGACGCTGACGATCCTCGGTAACGGTCGTCAGGAAAAGTCCTATATGTATATTGAGGACTGTCTGGACGCGATGAGCCACATCATTGAGCATACTGATCAACCAGTCAATACGTTCAACCTCGGCACCCGAACGACGACTTCAGTCAATCAAATTGCTGATATCATTAGTGACGAACTCGGAGTAGATCCCAAGTATGAGTACACGGGTGGCGAGCGCGGCTGGACCGGCGATATTCCGAAGATGTGCCTCTCGATCGAGAAGCTCACAGGACTGGGGTGGGATGTCGAGCTCGAAAGCGACCAAGCGGTACGGAAGACAACCTGCGAACTCATAAACGAGATGAGCAACTAA
- a CDS encoding WD40/YVTN/BNR-like repeat-containing protein: MAYAIDNSFSHPPIVINTYLSAKRTISIKYLSFVMDRRKFIVASAATIGSGVTLAGCIGSQETESSDGSADRNDESSKEESEEERPEPEGGDGRPYTHYDLEVHDKREAGQPVWIDQNERIYGRDGPRVLVSDDWWKTTEVLYSFEGVADGNVQTVIVPESGRIIAAVGGRGEEGGTIELINEDHTDSETLYQFDYGRVSNSLGHVAYEDIVVISCYKLSDYEAGKHGNEVILSTDGGQSFKQILEPEVNTTDAANNHIHDVEYDPYAERIWVAVGDHGNSQLYWSDDLGESWKEIDDRGAITMVTQIAAFKDCITLGSDGDPEGILRWERDGPNDVPEEADDFERVHVEIETDPEDDTMEMYARRRWHIREDLETGRELCLMPFGYSPMHETAEDSVVLASVDGDEWYELYRTETRDILLTNVMGPLSMDGERRTLISDSNQGEGYQIEGTVPKFWE; encoded by the coding sequence GTGGCATATGCTATCGATAACAGCTTTAGTCACCCACCAATAGTAATTAATACGTACTTATCAGCCAAAAGGACTATTAGCATAAAATATCTATCTTTTGTTATGGATCGTAGAAAGTTCATCGTAGCATCGGCAGCAACAATCGGCTCGGGCGTCACGCTCGCGGGATGTATCGGAAGTCAGGAGACAGAGTCGTCCGACGGATCGGCTGACAGGAATGACGAATCCAGCAAGGAGGAGTCCGAAGAAGAACGACCCGAACCGGAGGGCGGTGATGGACGGCCGTATACGCACTACGATCTTGAAGTTCACGACAAACGTGAGGCCGGCCAACCTGTCTGGATCGACCAGAACGAACGTATCTATGGGCGCGATGGCCCGCGCGTACTGGTCAGTGATGACTGGTGGAAGACAACTGAAGTCTTGTATTCCTTCGAGGGGGTGGCTGATGGCAACGTCCAGACAGTCATCGTTCCTGAGAGCGGACGGATCATCGCCGCCGTCGGGGGCCGAGGCGAAGAGGGCGGTACGATCGAACTCATCAACGAGGACCACACGGATTCAGAGACGCTTTACCAGTTCGACTACGGCAGGGTCTCGAACAGTCTAGGTCATGTTGCCTACGAGGACATTGTCGTTATCTCCTGTTACAAGCTCTCGGACTACGAAGCGGGCAAACACGGTAATGAGGTGATTCTCTCGACAGACGGTGGACAGTCCTTCAAGCAAATCCTTGAGCCAGAAGTCAACACTACCGACGCAGCGAACAACCACATCCACGATGTCGAATACGACCCGTATGCCGAGCGTATTTGGGTCGCCGTCGGCGACCACGGCAATTCCCAACTCTACTGGAGCGACGACCTCGGGGAGTCATGGAAAGAGATCGACGATCGCGGTGCGATTACGATGGTCACGCAGATCGCCGCGTTCAAGGATTGCATCACTCTCGGGAGCGACGGCGATCCGGAGGGGATCCTCCGTTGGGAGCGCGATGGCCCGAATGACGTTCCTGAGGAGGCAGATGATTTCGAGCGGGTCCATGTTGAGATCGAGACTGACCCGGAAGATGACACGATGGAGATGTACGCTCGGCGACGCTGGCATATCCGCGAGGACCTCGAAACGGGACGCGAGCTCTGTCTCATGCCGTTTGGTTACTCCCCAATGCACGAAACGGCCGAGGATTCGGTTGTGCTCGCGAGTGTCGATGGCGACGAGTGGTACGAGCTCTACCGGACAGAGACGCGGGATATCTTGCTGACGAACGTCATGGGGCCGTTATCAATGGATGGAGAACGCCGTACATTGATTTCCGATAGCAATCAAGGGGAAGGCTATCAAATAGAAGGAACAGTGCCGAAATTCTGGGAGTAA
- a CDS encoding choice-of-anchor D domain-containing protein produces MTPVGAQQTLNFGETVVGSSVVRTVSQPNPTDQTLPITEVEITGSDADQFTVVDGDAPFTLQANESRTISIQFSPTSTGQKSASVQVEIAGSATETAGQLTGSGVNETGDQNSDIATDGSASSPQEDTNESTTGTSTDTDSEDTDTTEREAGNTQSNVAESAAGDSNASSSNENGSASTENENSSIILMLDFNDNGVVDFQDILTLVRMIG; encoded by the coding sequence ATGACACCCGTCGGAGCACAACAGACGCTGAATTTCGGAGAGACTGTCGTCGGATCCAGTGTTGTACGAACCGTCTCTCAACCAAATCCAACAGACCAGACACTCCCTATTACTGAAGTAGAGATCACGGGGTCGGATGCGGATCAGTTCACCGTTGTAGATGGTGATGCTCCATTCACGCTCCAGGCGAACGAGTCACGTACAATCAGTATCCAGTTCTCACCGACGTCAACGGGTCAGAAATCGGCTTCTGTCCAGGTTGAGATCGCCGGAAGTGCAACAGAAACTGCTGGGCAGCTCACCGGGAGTGGAGTTAACGAGACAGGAGATCAGAACAGTGATATCGCTACGGATGGATCAGCCTCGTCTCCACAGGAGGATACTAATGAGTCAACTACAGGCACCTCTACTGATACGGACTCTGAGGATACAGACACAACGGAGAGGGAGGCTGGCAACACGCAATCTAATGTAGCCGAATCTGCTGCAGGTGATTCAAACGCTTCCTCATCAAATGAGAACGGATCTGCGTCGACTGAGAACGAAAACTCCTCAATAATTCTCATGCTTGATTTTAACGACAACGGTGTAGTTGATTTTCAGGATATTCTAACGCTCGTTCGTATGATCGGTTAG